The Flavobacterium lindanitolerans genome contains the following window.
GTGATTACACAGATTACAGAAGTTTATGTATAGCGAAAGAGCATCCAAAAAAACTGCGGCTTTGCGAGCAATTACTTTTACGCTAAGACGCTAAGAACATCACGGATTTAAACTTTATTTATAGGCACAAAAAAAGGCCGTCTTTTCAGACGGCCTTAGCAACTATATTATTGTATAATTTAGTTTTTCACTTCTTTTTGGGCATCCTGTACCATTTTCTCATTTGCCGTAATTGCAAATTCAACACGACGGTTTTGAGACCTTCCTTCAGGAGTATCGTTTGTTGCGATTGGGTCAGCAATTCCTAAACCTGTTGTATTGAATCGGGAAGCATTGATACCTTTGCTAACCAAATAATTCTTTACAGAAGCTGCTCTTTCACCAGACAATTTCAGGTTATAGTCAGCCGGACCAGTACTGTCTGTATATCCGTATATCTGAATGTTAGTATCAGGATAAGAATTAAACACAGTAACCAGTTTATCCAGATTCGCTTTAGCCGTAGCTGTCAGAGTTGATTTGTTAGTATCAAAACGCACCGCATTTTCATTTAATGTCAATTTGATTCCTTCTCCTACTCTTTCTACTTCGGCTCCCGGAAGCGCATTATCAATTTCTCTGGCCTGTTTGTCCATCTTGTTCCCAATAACACCTCCAACGGTTCCACCAACAACACCTCCAAGAACAGCACCTAAAGCAGTATTACCGCCTTTACCTATATTGTTACCCAAAATACCACCAATTACAGCACCTGCCGCAGCACCAATACCGGCTCCTTTTTGAGTATTATTCATATTTTTTGCAGACTCACAGCCTGTAAAAAACGTACCTATAGCAAATAAACATGCTAATGAATATATTCCAATTCTTTTCATATCGATTATTGTTTTTGGATTAGTTTACTTTTG
Protein-coding sequences here:
- a CDS encoding OmpA family protein encodes the protein MKRIGIYSLACLFAIGTFFTGCESAKNMNNTQKGAGIGAAAGAVIGGILGNNIGKGGNTALGAVLGGVVGGTVGGVIGNKMDKQAREIDNALPGAEVERVGEGIKLTLNENAVRFDTNKSTLTATAKANLDKLVTVFNSYPDTNIQIYGYTDSTGPADYNLKLSGERAASVKNYLVSKGINASRFNTTGLGIADPIATNDTPEGRSQNRRVEFAITANEKMVQDAQKEVKN